One region of Sulfuriroseicoccus oceanibius genomic DNA includes:
- a CDS encoding beta-N-acetylhexosaminidase, with translation MKLNILPLLACVPLAFASAKNELIIPEPAAAEIRAGGYQLSADTVIHAPSVLANEAKALQSALAPATGWTLKIDDAEAKSGIVLRLNPSLKGELGEEGYKLDVREQGVVIVGAEPAGVFYGIQTLKQMLPEEVVSSEPAAGVNWELPVASITDQPRFAWRAFMLDEARHFKGEKEVKKLLDQMAALKMNVFHWHLTDDQGWRIEIKKYPKLTEIGSKRTDTQTGTWGSPTRSGEPHSGFYTQEQIKDILKYAADRHITIVPEIGMPGHAVAAIASYPELGTRKEPIEVMTVFGKAIDVYDPSSEFTYQFISDVLDEVVALFPSQIIHIGGDEVRFDHWKSSESVKQMMEREGLKTMADVQIYFTNRVAQIVQSKGRNIMGWNEILGDDLHGFLKDGQTAKASSLDPDTVVHFWKGGADLARRAIKNGHRIVNSWHGGTYLDYGYGTISLRKAYDFEPIIGGLTPEEENSIKGLGCQMWGEWIPTVERMEYQIYPRLAAYAEVGWTPRDKKDYKSFTERMKRQFKRWDIQGIGYANVDLTSYSAKDFFNWSKVGTWSANGSLADWQTIDVPAGEVVKAEGKYDVVFLYSKGAHALDISEVHLLEDGKVVSTDKHDGFSGNNLKGIVYSLELKAFKPGAKYTIQAKVKGSGGTDSNGEIKMQLAN, from the coding sequence ATGAAACTGAACATCCTTCCACTTTTGGCATGTGTGCCGTTGGCATTTGCCTCGGCCAAGAACGAACTCATCATTCCGGAGCCGGCAGCCGCCGAGATCCGCGCCGGTGGCTATCAGCTTAGCGCCGATACTGTGATCCACGCACCCTCCGTGCTGGCAAACGAAGCCAAGGCGCTGCAGTCCGCGCTCGCTCCTGCCACGGGCTGGACGCTCAAGATCGACGACGCAGAAGCCAAATCAGGCATAGTTCTGCGCTTGAACCCATCGCTCAAAGGCGAGCTCGGCGAGGAAGGCTACAAGCTCGACGTGCGTGAGCAGGGCGTTGTGATCGTCGGTGCCGAGCCTGCCGGTGTATTCTACGGCATCCAGACGCTCAAGCAGATGCTTCCTGAGGAAGTCGTCTCCAGCGAGCCTGCTGCCGGCGTGAACTGGGAACTTCCCGTCGCCTCGATCACAGACCAGCCTCGCTTCGCCTGGCGCGCGTTCATGCTCGACGAAGCCCGCCACTTCAAGGGCGAAAAGGAAGTGAAGAAGCTGCTCGACCAAATGGCGGCGCTCAAGATGAACGTCTTCCATTGGCACCTCACCGACGACCAGGGTTGGCGTATCGAGATCAAAAAGTACCCGAAGTTGACCGAAATCGGCTCCAAGCGCACCGACACACAGACCGGTACCTGGGGTAGCCCGACCCGCTCGGGTGAGCCTCACTCCGGCTTCTACACCCAGGAGCAAATCAAAGACATCCTCAAGTACGCTGCCGACCGCCACATCACCATCGTGCCGGAAATCGGCATGCCGGGTCACGCGGTTGCCGCCATTGCCTCGTACCCTGAGCTAGGCACCCGCAAAGAGCCGATCGAAGTGATGACGGTCTTCGGCAAGGCGATCGACGTGTACGATCCGTCGTCTGAGTTCACCTACCAGTTCATTAGCGACGTGCTCGACGAAGTGGTGGCGTTGTTCCCGTCGCAGATCATCCACATCGGCGGTGACGAGGTGCGCTTTGACCACTGGAAGTCCAGCGAGAGTGTGAAGCAGATGATGGAGCGCGAAGGTCTCAAGACCATGGCCGACGTCCAGATCTACTTCACCAACCGCGTCGCCCAGATCGTCCAGAGCAAAGGGCGCAACATCATGGGCTGGAACGAAATCCTCGGCGATGACCTCCACGGCTTCCTCAAAGACGGCCAGACCGCCAAGGCGAGCTCGCTGGATCCGGACACCGTCGTTCATTTCTGGAAGGGCGGCGCCGACCTGGCACGTCGCGCGATCAAAAACGGTCACCGCATCGTCAACTCGTGGCACGGCGGAACCTACCTCGACTACGGCTACGGCACGATTTCCCTGCGTAAAGCCTACGACTTCGAGCCGATCATCGGCGGCCTCACCCCAGAGGAGGAAAATTCGATCAAGGGCCTTGGATGCCAGATGTGGGGTGAATGGATTCCTACCGTCGAGCGCATGGAATACCAAATCTACCCACGCCTCGCTGCTTACGCCGAGGTGGGCTGGACGCCGCGCGACAAGAAGGACTACAAGTCGTTCACCGAGCGCATGAAGCGTCAGTTCAAGCGCTGGGACATTCAGGGTATCGGCTACGCCAATGTCGACCTCACGTCGTATTCGGCGAAGGACTTCTTCAACTGGTCGAAAGTCGGCACATGGTCGGCCAACGGCTCGCTCGCCGATTGGCAGACCATCGACGTGCCAGCTGGCGAGGTGGTGAAGGCCGAGGGTAAGTACGATGTTGTCTTCCTCTACAGCAAAGGCGCTCACGCACTGGATATCAGCGAAGTGCACTTGCTCGAAGACGGCAAGGTCGTCTCAACCGACAAGCACGACGGCTTCAGCGGAAACAACCTTAAGGGCATCGTCTACAGCCTCGAGCTCAAAGCCTTCAAGCCGGGTGCGAAGTACACCATCCAGGCCAAGGTCAAAGGCAGCGGCGGCACCGACTCGAATGGTGAGATCAAAATGCAGCTCGCCAACTAA
- a CDS encoding type IV pilin protein, whose product MKKRINNQGFTLIELLVVITIIGVLATISFSGYTQFIEKSRVTKAISAAKNVHSVMSNYASENNGRFPQKGKKAKRIDATYTDAETVFRDLIAGGYSSDEGDFTVDNSPSQPDGYVGEGPEYRDAFSSADGGVHWALLGDGTDTMKGSCPLAWENSVSGGWNPTWDPELAGTSDPGRTWTSGKVIMVTVSGKSEALDLENPEAESKLKNLGDGSKNPFTAAYSKPREVLDPNFK is encoded by the coding sequence ATGAAAAAACGCATTAATAACCAGGGATTCACCCTGATTGAGTTGTTGGTCGTGATCACGATCATCGGAGTGCTGGCGACGATCAGCTTCTCCGGATACACCCAGTTCATTGAGAAGTCGCGTGTGACCAAGGCGATCAGTGCCGCTAAAAACGTGCACAGCGTCATGTCGAACTACGCATCGGAAAACAATGGACGTTTCCCTCAGAAGGGCAAAAAAGCCAAGCGTATCGATGCTACTTACACCGATGCTGAGACCGTGTTCCGCGATCTGATTGCTGGCGGTTACTCCTCGGATGAAGGTGACTTCACCGTCGACAACAGCCCATCGCAGCCAGACGGCTATGTGGGTGAAGGTCCGGAATACCGCGATGCTTTCAGCTCGGCTGACGGCGGCGTGCACTGGGCTTTGCTTGGTGACGGCACCGACACCATGAAGGGCTCCTGCCCATTGGCATGGGAGAACTCGGTGAGCGGTGGCTGGAACCCAACCTGGGATCCTGAGCTTGCTGGTACCTCCGACCCAGGTCGTACCTGGACCAGCGGTAAAGTCATCATGGTGACCGTTTCCGGTAAGTCCGAGGCACTCGACCTTGAGAACCCGGAAGCAGAGAGCAAGCTGAAGAACCTTGGTGACGGTTCGAAGAACCCATTCACCGCTGCTTACTCGAAGCCACGTGAAGTGCTTGACCCTAACTTCAAGTAA
- a CDS encoding esterase/lipase family protein yields the protein MRISFRSIQLTAMAVVVAFGLTACHSIVKVKERAPVFSRQLNETVEKGEAASWQARFDAARRVEKRQPHVALGEYLAICRDAAEAFGQTPYDEVRRSAYNFAVGRVIELVEAHDITPWDEPVRVGGLRDDFVLTTAPNVANGHDPAKFKLVPTDRLTISGQYFYERTLMPGVGAPVVVIADEDVELDEFEMKRGYAPATAYISFDGSTATLGFVNPFERVNVEVSGYTVPIAADLTAPLAYGIAKEQPQKLGLARLLKPASYEDTTRLIRLQPYDKERIPVLFVHGLKDTPTSWAPMINHLHGIPEIRTRFQFWAFSYPSGYPYPYSAALLREALDRINETYPGHKRIIVVGHSMGGVIARTLVTDPGDKLWRMYFGAGPDEVDLQERNREIIEEVLLFKSRDDVARVVFLASPHKGSKFASNWVGRFGSRLIKLPSFLDDLRLSVINAVTLSGNAIRMETMPNSIDTLSPRNRFVRTINELPLREDIPFHSIIGDRGKGDTPDSSDGVVEYWSSHLDGAASERIVPSNHSVQLSPDGIREVARILLLHRKELQSGGQ from the coding sequence ATGCGAATCTCGTTTCGTTCTATTCAACTCACCGCGATGGCGGTGGTGGTGGCTTTCGGGCTTACGGCCTGCCATTCGATTGTGAAGGTGAAAGAGCGCGCGCCTGTGTTTTCGCGCCAACTTAACGAGACGGTGGAAAAGGGCGAAGCGGCGAGCTGGCAGGCGCGTTTTGATGCCGCTCGGCGGGTGGAAAAACGCCAACCGCACGTGGCGCTCGGTGAGTATTTGGCGATCTGCCGGGACGCTGCCGAGGCGTTCGGGCAAACGCCCTACGACGAGGTCAGGCGCAGTGCGTACAACTTCGCGGTCGGGCGGGTGATTGAGTTGGTCGAGGCTCACGATATCACGCCGTGGGACGAGCCGGTGCGGGTGGGCGGATTGCGCGACGACTTCGTGTTGACCACCGCTCCGAATGTTGCCAATGGGCACGATCCGGCGAAGTTCAAGTTAGTGCCCACCGATCGGCTGACCATCAGTGGCCAGTATTTTTACGAGCGTACATTGATGCCGGGAGTGGGCGCGCCGGTGGTCGTCATCGCGGATGAAGATGTTGAGTTGGATGAGTTTGAGATGAAGCGTGGGTACGCTCCGGCCACCGCTTACATCAGTTTCGACGGTAGCACCGCAACCCTCGGGTTTGTGAACCCATTCGAGCGGGTCAACGTCGAGGTTTCCGGCTACACGGTGCCGATTGCCGCTGACTTGACCGCTCCGCTCGCCTACGGGATAGCCAAAGAACAACCCCAGAAGCTAGGGTTGGCGAGGTTGCTGAAACCGGCGTCGTACGAGGATACGACACGCTTGATACGCCTTCAGCCCTACGACAAGGAGCGCATTCCGGTGTTGTTCGTGCACGGACTCAAGGACACACCGACGAGCTGGGCGCCGATGATCAACCACTTGCACGGCATTCCGGAGATCCGTACGAGGTTCCAGTTCTGGGCGTTCAGTTACCCTAGCGGCTATCCGTATCCCTACTCGGCGGCACTGCTTCGGGAGGCGCTGGACCGCATCAACGAGACTTATCCGGGACACAAGCGGATCATTGTGGTCGGCCACAGCATGGGGGGGGTGATTGCTCGAACGTTGGTGACCGATCCGGGGGACAAGCTGTGGCGGATGTACTTCGGAGCCGGACCGGATGAAGTGGATTTGCAAGAGCGCAACCGCGAGATCATCGAGGAGGTTCTGCTCTTCAAGTCCCGGGATGATGTGGCGCGGGTGGTCTTCCTGGCCTCACCTCATAAGGGCAGCAAGTTCGCATCGAACTGGGTCGGGCGCTTTGGTTCGCGTTTGATCAAATTGCCAAGCTTCCTCGATGATCTGCGCCTCTCGGTGATCAATGCGGTGACGCTAAGCGGCAACGCCATCCGCATGGAGACCATGCCCAATAGCATCGACACCTTGTCGCCGCGCAATCGCTTTGTCCGAACCATCAATGAATTGCCTCTGCGGGAGGATATTCCATTCCACTCCATCATCGGTGACCGGGGAAAGGGTGATACGCCCGACAGCAGTGACGGCGTGGTGGAATACTGGAGTTCTCATCTCGACGGGGCTGCCTCCGAGCGGATCGTGCCGAGCAACCACAGCGTGCAATTGAGTCCTGACGGGATTCGTGAAGTCGCCCGGATCTTGCTCCTGCACCGCAAGGAGCTCCAGAGTGGGGGGCAATAG
- a CDS encoding diacylglycerol kinase, producing MGTKGSLVGAMRCALRGIGLAWRSERNLRIHSLAVVVSSAGAWALGFSQLEWAVLALTWALVLGAEMINSSIEALCDHLHPARHPQIARVKDVAAGAVLVCALVAVIVGTLLFGPKLVVLLGC from the coding sequence ATGGGAACGAAAGGATCATTGGTGGGGGCCATGCGCTGTGCTTTGCGCGGGATCGGACTGGCTTGGCGCAGTGAGCGCAACCTTCGCATCCATTCGTTGGCGGTGGTCGTTTCCTCGGCCGGGGCGTGGGCGCTCGGCTTCAGCCAGCTGGAGTGGGCTGTGCTTGCACTGACCTGGGCGTTGGTTCTGGGGGCGGAAATGATCAACAGCAGCATCGAAGCCCTATGCGATCATTTGCATCCGGCGCGGCACCCGCAGATTGCGCGGGTCAAGGATGTGGCGGCCGGGGCTGTACTGGTGTGTGCGTTGGTTGCCGTGATTGTGGGAACCTTGCTTTTCGGGCCGAAACTTGTGGTGTTGCTTGGATGCTGA
- a CDS encoding LamG-like jellyroll fold domain-containing protein, with product MMKFFAIAALAVAVALPASAQTEPNPGPGLGNLSYTSGELFSEISRIHPGDGGALGVGTNYGYNLAHMVNGYMVTVFAEDGGGVRGDVRGGIQFYDVSNPRSPRIVKKVWDPTGTTARMREIHAMCFGVVDGRQLMLLPSLKGIQIWDVTDVNAPSRVSLFEFVNGGDYTDTPWQLMWQHPYVYVATGGNGLYLIDVSDPANPSLATRASGGPNPIPNGQLGGFNIGPTWVLGNRLIVSSMESRSGFSVLDVGAPTEPQLLDSVASIPEHHYSPGFTGSRMAFATRQSNARTPIYRIDADGSIVLESHAASPVVAEQLYTASQDHYVFLGCQAEVVKLDISDPTAPFIAGRGGLNAVSNPDFGQANPFGNVILIGNDHGTGTGFMPHQQAPDTAPPVVDATSPADGELDVSRCARVGIAFSDNVELTTLTPQNIKVQPLVEGVPGDPLDGVFTLQFGLVNFTPAEEFAANTTYLVTVVADGVADWSGNAIAADYQFAFRTGSQCGTPPVIVDPDGEMHRWSFNGDANDSVGALDGSLQGGASLSGGRLQVNGSDSFLQLNGTLDALQGSGSLAFYLSTNQAGSNSPWLAPGVTGIELAGSQADVFWGWINGSGRLCVSAGDGGVTETSIAVNDGEARHFVITRNATTGAQQIFINGELDASGTGRTGTAGQGFSSLGRIEDNGGSPVDLVGTLDEVRVFNYPLTTTEAETVYSQAQTSSLLHDWPLTGDLVDAVGGLDGSANGSPVHAEGGLRFDGVDDVVVLGGGVQAGDWTVSLFAKRSSDADEQVLLSGGGAELHLSHPGTGNGIGFTTAGGQSFSWDVAAPLNDWAHLVFVRDGGAVTLFVDGVSYGASPVALDLPLELLGAAGTIGGSSSANVASANVPQNINSNQTVTSTLEVTGAGGTLTDVNVRVDATHTYTGDLDVFLIHPDGTRVELTTDNGGTGENFTETWFDDEAAQAITEGSAPFTGSFQPEGSLVTLDGKSANGTWTLEVTDDASNDEGELIGWHVQWTTNGGAPDLNGFAAAVIDDVRVYGAALDGDGVASLRNGLAASATPPAATTLGEATSFTGSAHSAAGDVRFVWDFGDGATSAESSDAAVTHTYDEPGHYTVRMIASDRLGERIVSFTHTVVRAATAGRPVRSGTIAVAGGKAYCVNIDNDSITAVNGEFPYNRLWEAPAGTHPRSIAVAGDGNLWVTNKESASVTVHHASTGGVIATYELPFASRPHGLVIAPDQSAAYVSLEATGQIARLNLATGAVEQLGDVGAWPRGLAMTHDASRLLVTRFISEDSGAVVQEVNPATLAVVRTFTLAPDTTTVDDSFQARGIGNYLNTVTISPDGTTAWVPSKKDNIFGGTGRDGQPLAFDTSVRPICSTLDLAGNGSAMRQIIDFNDVGLPVDVEFSPNGGYAFVALEGSNQVEIRDAFSGDRRGGVDNSGLTPRGLALSSDGGALFVHHFLDRSIKIFDASDVRDGTGFALREVGYIKTVTTEALAPQVLAGKKVFYNAGDARMAKDAYISCASCHDDGGHDGRTWDFTQRGEGFRNTTTLRGRSGMAHGRVHWTGNFDEIQDFEHDIRNAFGGTGFLSDAQFNSGTRNTPLGDPKAGLSAELDAMAAYVASLDDVPESPHKSADGEMTEAAVRGREAFLSLGCYHCHDTDIFTDSAATGTLHDVGTLTSLSGSRLGVRITGLDTPSLLGVWHTAPYLHDGSAATLLDVITTRNSGDNHGAVSSLTAQQKADLVAYLQQLDGAEKAAPGYDRWKHEQLTLDEVLGGALVLRSADDDQDGRDNFFEYVFGTDPTSADGSAVTAVSRNADGTMDLVFEITDGAEAEAAIQCQSSPTLAAADWQDVETNEVTRTRIGNRLRITLRLPSPAAGNNRQFFRLRATERSQ from the coding sequence ATGATGAAATTCTTCGCAATTGCCGCCCTCGCGGTGGCCGTGGCGCTACCGGCGTCTGCACAGACCGAGCCCAATCCGGGGCCGGGCTTGGGCAATCTCAGCTACACTTCGGGTGAGCTCTTCTCTGAGATCAGCCGCATCCATCCCGGTGATGGTGGGGCTCTAGGGGTGGGCACCAACTACGGCTACAACCTCGCGCATATGGTCAATGGCTACATGGTGACGGTGTTTGCCGAGGATGGTGGCGGGGTGCGCGGCGACGTTCGAGGTGGGATTCAGTTCTACGATGTGTCCAACCCGCGCAGCCCGCGGATCGTGAAGAAGGTGTGGGATCCGACCGGGACCACCGCGCGGATGCGGGAGATCCATGCGATGTGCTTTGGTGTCGTGGACGGGCGTCAGTTGATGTTGTTGCCGAGCTTGAAGGGGATTCAGATCTGGGATGTGACTGACGTCAATGCGCCGAGCCGGGTGAGTTTGTTTGAGTTCGTCAATGGTGGCGATTACACCGACACGCCGTGGCAGCTGATGTGGCAGCACCCCTACGTCTATGTCGCGACCGGCGGCAACGGCTTGTATCTCATCGACGTGAGCGATCCAGCGAATCCATCGCTGGCGACACGTGCCAGCGGCGGCCCGAACCCGATCCCGAATGGTCAGCTGGGTGGTTTCAATATTGGCCCGACCTGGGTGCTGGGGAACCGCTTGATCGTGTCGTCCATGGAGTCACGATCGGGCTTCTCCGTGCTGGATGTGGGGGCGCCGACCGAGCCTCAGTTGTTGGACTCGGTGGCGTCTATTCCAGAGCATCACTATTCTCCGGGTTTTACGGGGAGTCGGATGGCATTTGCCACGCGTCAGAGCAATGCGCGCACGCCGATTTATCGGATCGATGCGGACGGCAGCATTGTGTTGGAGAGTCATGCCGCGAGTCCGGTGGTGGCGGAGCAGCTCTACACGGCGTCGCAGGATCATTATGTGTTTCTCGGTTGTCAGGCGGAGGTGGTGAAGCTCGATATCTCCGATCCGACCGCCCCATTTATCGCCGGACGGGGGGGCTTGAATGCAGTGAGCAATCCGGATTTTGGTCAGGCCAACCCATTTGGCAATGTGATCCTGATCGGCAACGACCATGGCACCGGCACCGGATTCATGCCTCACCAGCAGGCGCCGGATACCGCGCCCCCGGTGGTGGACGCCACCAGCCCGGCGGACGGTGAGCTCGATGTCTCCCGCTGTGCCCGGGTGGGAATCGCGTTCAGTGACAACGTGGAGCTGACTACTCTGACGCCGCAGAACATTAAGGTGCAACCGTTGGTGGAGGGTGTTCCCGGTGACCCGCTCGACGGAGTGTTCACTCTGCAGTTCGGGTTGGTTAACTTTACACCGGCCGAGGAGTTCGCCGCCAATACGACCTACCTCGTCACGGTGGTGGCCGATGGGGTGGCGGATTGGTCGGGCAACGCCATTGCCGCCGATTATCAGTTTGCCTTCCGCACCGGCAGTCAATGTGGAACCCCACCGGTGATTGTGGATCCTGACGGTGAGATGCACCGGTGGTCTTTCAATGGCGATGCGAACGACAGCGTGGGCGCGCTGGATGGATCGCTTCAGGGCGGGGCGTCATTGAGTGGAGGCCGGCTGCAGGTCAATGGCAGCGATTCCTTCCTGCAGTTGAATGGAACGCTGGACGCACTGCAGGGAAGCGGCTCGCTGGCATTCTATTTGAGCACCAATCAGGCGGGCTCGAACAGCCCATGGCTTGCTCCAGGGGTGACGGGGATCGAGCTGGCGGGGAGTCAGGCGGATGTGTTCTGGGGCTGGATCAATGGCTCGGGGAGGCTTTGTGTCAGTGCGGGGGATGGCGGCGTGACCGAAACGAGCATCGCGGTGAATGACGGGGAGGCTCGCCATTTTGTCATCACGCGTAATGCGACCACAGGTGCGCAGCAAATTTTTATCAATGGGGAGCTCGACGCCTCGGGGACCGGGCGAACCGGCACGGCGGGGCAGGGGTTCTCAAGTCTCGGTCGGATTGAGGACAATGGCGGGTCCCCCGTGGATCTGGTGGGGACTCTGGATGAAGTGCGCGTGTTCAATTACCCGCTGACGACCACCGAGGCGGAGACGGTTTACTCGCAGGCTCAGACCTCATCGCTCCTTCACGATTGGCCGCTCACCGGTGATTTGGTCGATGCCGTAGGTGGGCTGGACGGGAGCGCCAACGGATCGCCGGTGCATGCTGAGGGTGGGTTGCGGTTCGATGGAGTGGACGATGTGGTGGTGCTTGGAGGAGGCGTTCAGGCAGGCGATTGGACGGTCTCGCTCTTTGCCAAGCGCAGTTCCGACGCGGACGAGCAAGTATTGCTCAGCGGAGGTGGTGCGGAGCTGCATTTGAGCCATCCTGGTACGGGAAATGGGATTGGGTTCACCACGGCTGGTGGGCAATCGTTTAGTTGGGACGTGGCAGCGCCGCTGAATGACTGGGCGCATTTGGTCTTTGTGCGCGACGGCGGGGCGGTCACGCTTTTCGTTGATGGTGTGTCCTACGGGGCTTCTCCGGTGGCCCTGGATTTGCCGCTTGAGTTGCTCGGCGCGGCGGGGACGATCGGTGGCTCCTCGAGCGCCAATGTGGCGTCGGCCAATGTGCCACAAAATATCAACAGTAACCAAACCGTGACCAGCACGCTTGAGGTGACCGGTGCCGGTGGGACGCTGACGGACGTGAATGTGCGGGTCGATGCCACCCACACCTACACTGGTGATCTCGATGTGTTTTTGATCCATCCGGACGGCACGCGCGTCGAGTTGACGACGGACAATGGAGGCACTGGCGAGAACTTCACCGAGACGTGGTTCGACGATGAGGCCGCTCAGGCGATCACCGAGGGTTCCGCGCCATTCACCGGATCATTCCAGCCCGAGGGTAGTTTGGTGACGCTCGACGGCAAGAGTGCCAATGGAACGTGGACCTTGGAGGTGACTGATGACGCTTCGAATGACGAGGGCGAGCTCATCGGCTGGCATGTGCAATGGACGACCAATGGTGGGGCTCCAGACTTGAATGGGTTCGCTGCTGCGGTCATCGACGATGTGCGCGTCTATGGCGCGGCATTGGACGGGGATGGCGTGGCGTCGTTGCGCAATGGGCTGGCGGCCAGTGCCACACCTCCGGCGGCGACCACATTGGGCGAGGCTACCAGCTTCACGGGAAGCGCGCATTCGGCTGCCGGCGATGTTCGGTTTGTCTGGGACTTTGGCGATGGCGCCACGAGCGCCGAGTCGTCGGACGCTGCGGTGACGCATACATACGACGAGCCCGGGCATTACACCGTGCGTATGATCGCAAGCGACCGACTGGGCGAGCGGATCGTGTCGTTCACTCATACCGTGGTGCGCGCGGCAACGGCTGGACGACCGGTGCGTTCGGGCACGATTGCAGTGGCGGGGGGCAAGGCCTATTGCGTGAACATAGACAACGATTCGATCACCGCGGTGAATGGCGAGTTCCCCTACAACCGCTTGTGGGAGGCTCCGGCTGGAACGCACCCAAGGTCGATCGCGGTTGCCGGAGATGGCAATCTGTGGGTCACCAACAAAGAAAGTGCGTCGGTGACGGTGCATCATGCATCGACGGGTGGGGTGATTGCCACCTATGAGCTCCCATTTGCCAGTCGGCCGCATGGCTTGGTGATCGCTCCGGATCAAAGTGCGGCATACGTTTCGCTCGAAGCGACCGGGCAGATCGCCCGGCTCAACCTGGCCACCGGTGCTGTCGAACAGCTGGGCGATGTCGGGGCCTGGCCGCGCGGGTTGGCGATGACGCATGACGCTTCGCGGTTGTTGGTGACCCGCTTCATCAGCGAGGACAGCGGCGCCGTGGTGCAGGAGGTGAACCCGGCCACTCTTGCGGTGGTGCGCACATTCACCCTCGCTCCGGATACCACGACGGTGGACGATTCATTCCAGGCCCGGGGGATCGGTAATTACCTCAACACCGTCACCATCAGCCCTGATGGGACGACCGCGTGGGTGCCGTCGAAGAAGGACAATATCTTTGGAGGAACGGGCCGGGATGGTCAACCGCTCGCGTTTGATACCAGTGTGCGCCCGATCTGCAGTACGCTTGATCTTGCCGGTAATGGCTCGGCGATGCGCCAGATCATCGATTTCAACGACGTCGGCCTGCCGGTGGATGTCGAGTTTTCTCCCAATGGCGGCTATGCGTTTGTCGCGCTGGAAGGGTCGAACCAAGTGGAAATCCGCGATGCCTTCAGCGGTGACCGTCGCGGCGGAGTGGACAACTCGGGGCTGACTCCGCGCGGGTTGGCGTTGAGCAGCGACGGCGGTGCGTTGTTTGTCCACCATTTCCTCGATCGCTCGATCAAGATTTTCGATGCCTCGGATGTGCGTGACGGCACCGGCTTCGCTCTGCGTGAGGTGGGGTATATAAAGACGGTGACCACCGAGGCGCTGGCGCCCCAGGTGCTCGCTGGGAAGAAGGTTTTCTACAATGCGGGGGATGCCCGCATGGCGAAAGATGCCTACATTTCCTGCGCCAGCTGCCATGACGATGGCGGGCACGACGGCCGCACGTGGGACTTTACCCAGCGTGGCGAAGGGTTCCGTAACACGACCACACTTCGCGGACGGTCGGGAATGGCGCACGGCAGGGTGCACTGGACGGGGAACTTCGACGAGATCCAGGACTTCGAGCATGATATCCGCAATGCCTTCGGTGGTACCGGGTTCCTCAGTGATGCCCAGTTCAACAGCGGCACGCGAAACACACCGCTTGGGGATCCCAAAGCCGGGCTCAGTGCCGAGCTCGATGCCATGGCAGCCTATGTTGCATCGCTCGACGACGTGCCCGAAAGCCCGCACAAGTCGGCGGATGGGGAAATGACTGAGGCCGCAGTGCGCGGGCGTGAGGCGTTCCTCTCGCTCGGCTGCTACCACTGTCACGATACGGATATCTTCACCGACAGTGCGGCCACCGGCACGCTGCACGACGTGGGCACTCTCACTTCATTGAGCGGGAGCAGGCTCGGCGTGCGCATCACCGGGCTGGACACACCGTCGTTGCTCGGTGTCTGGCACACGGCGCCCTATCTCCATGATGGTAGTGCGGCCACGCTACTCGATGTGATCACCACCCGTAACAGCGGCGACAATCATGGCGCAGTGTCGTCACTGACGGCGCAACAGAAAGCCGATCTCGTGGCGTACCTGCAACAGTTGGACGGAGCGGAAAAGGCGGCGCCAGGATACGATCGCTGGAAACACGAGCAACTCACGCTCGACGAGGTGCTCGGTGGGGCGCTCGTGTTGCGCAGTGCCGACGACGACCAGGACGGTCGCGACAATTTCTTCGAGTATGTGTTCGGCACCGATCCGACATCCGCCGATGGCAGCGCGGTCACTGCGGTTTCCCGCAATGCTGACGGCACGATGGATCTGGTCTTCGAAATTACCGACGGAGCCGAGGCCGAGGCTGCAATTCAATGCCAAAGCTCGCCAACTCTCGCCGCTGCCGATTGGCAGGACGTTGAAACAAATGAAGTCACAAGAACTCGCATTGGAAACCGACTTCGTATTACACTCCGCCTGCCCAGCCCCGCGGCAGGGAACAACCGACAATTCTTCCGACTTAGAGCAACAGAACGATCGCAATAA